The Coffea arabica cultivar ET-39 chromosome 4e, Coffea Arabica ET-39 HiFi, whole genome shotgun sequence genome includes a window with the following:
- the LOC113742792 gene encoding GDSL lipase-like isoform X2, with amino-acid sequence MGNSCINQLRFLIFLIASLAGAYQSYGFHHLSPKPRVPLFVFGDSLYDPGNNNYINTTPDFLANFLPYGETFFEFATGRFSDGRLIPDFIAKYAKLPLIPPYFQSSYRQFVYGVNFASGGGGALVETHEGKAIDLKTQLRYFKNVEKQLRRELGKEGTDQLLANAVYMFSIGGNDLLAPNPIFSSFSTEEYVGIIVGNFTEVLKEVYKAGGRKFGFLSLLPLGCLPYVRAHNAEGNGETCVKDLTDLAKSYNAALAQKFKQLRKQLKGFIYSNFDFFNAVTQRLSNPSKFQGSEEWMLW; translated from the exons ATgggaaattcatgcattaatCAGCTCCGTTTCTTGATTTTCCTGATTGCTAGTCTCGCCGGCGCGTACCAATCCTATGGCTTTCACCACCTTTCTCCCAAACCAAGAGTTCCTCTGTTCGTCTTTGGCGATTCACTTTACGATCCAGGCAACAACAACTACATTAACACCACCCCCGATTTCCTGGCCAATTTTTTGCCGTATGGAGAAACTTTTTTCGAATTCGCAACCGGGAGATTTTCCGACGGCCGTCTCATTCCCGATTTTATTG CTAAATATGCAAAGCTACCATTAATTCCACCCTACTTCCAGAGTAGCTATCGTCAATTCGTTTATGGGGTGAATTTTGCATCTGGAGGTGGAGGAGCTCTTGTTGAAACCCATGAGGGCAAG GCAATTGACCTAAAAACGCAGTTGAGGTATTTTAAGAATGTTGAGAAGCAGTTGAGGAGGGAGCTAGGTAAAGAAGGAACGGACCAATTGCTCGCCAATGCTGTATACATGTTTAGTATAGGAGGCAATGATTTATTGGCCCCAAATCCCATATTTAGCAGCTTTTCTACCGAAGAATATGTTGGAATCATTGTTGGAAACTTCACAGAAGTTCTAAAG GAAGTTTATAAGGCGGGAGggagaaaatttggatttcttaGCTTGTTGCCTTTGGGATGTCTGCCGTATGTTAGAGCTCACAATGCAGAGGGCAACGGGGAGACGTGCGTGAAAGACCTCACGGACTTGGCGAAATCATACAATGCGGCACTTGCTCAGAAATTCAAGCAGCTACGGAAGCAGCTCAAAGGATTTATCTACTCAAATTTCGATTTCTTTAATGCAGTTACCCAAAGACTTTCTAATCCGTCAAA GTTTCAAGGAAGTGAAGAGTGGATGCTGTGGTAG
- the LOC113742792 gene encoding GDSL lipase-like isoform X1 encodes MGNSCINQLRFLIFLIASLAGAYQSYGFHHLSPKPRVPLFVFGDSLYDPGNNNYINTTPDFLANFLPYGETFFEFATGRFSDGRLIPDFIAKYAKLPLIPPYFQSSYRQFVYGVNFASGGGGALVETHEGKAIDLKTQLRYFKNVEKQLRRELGKEGTDQLLANAVYMFSIGGNDLLAPNPIFSSFSTEEYVGIIVGNFTEVLKEVYKAGGRKFGFLSLLPLGCLPYVRAHNAEGNGETCVKDLTDLAKSYNAALAQKFKQLRKQLKGFIYSNFDFFNAVTQRLSNPSKYGFKEVKSGCCGSGAYRGNYTCGGKRGDAAYELCDNPEEHFFFDSYHPSETAYHQFAELMWNGPPSVTGPCSLKSLFEV; translated from the exons ATgggaaattcatgcattaatCAGCTCCGTTTCTTGATTTTCCTGATTGCTAGTCTCGCCGGCGCGTACCAATCCTATGGCTTTCACCACCTTTCTCCCAAACCAAGAGTTCCTCTGTTCGTCTTTGGCGATTCACTTTACGATCCAGGCAACAACAACTACATTAACACCACCCCCGATTTCCTGGCCAATTTTTTGCCGTATGGAGAAACTTTTTTCGAATTCGCAACCGGGAGATTTTCCGACGGCCGTCTCATTCCCGATTTTATTG CTAAATATGCAAAGCTACCATTAATTCCACCCTACTTCCAGAGTAGCTATCGTCAATTCGTTTATGGGGTGAATTTTGCATCTGGAGGTGGAGGAGCTCTTGTTGAAACCCATGAGGGCAAG GCAATTGACCTAAAAACGCAGTTGAGGTATTTTAAGAATGTTGAGAAGCAGTTGAGGAGGGAGCTAGGTAAAGAAGGAACGGACCAATTGCTCGCCAATGCTGTATACATGTTTAGTATAGGAGGCAATGATTTATTGGCCCCAAATCCCATATTTAGCAGCTTTTCTACCGAAGAATATGTTGGAATCATTGTTGGAAACTTCACAGAAGTTCTAAAG GAAGTTTATAAGGCGGGAGggagaaaatttggatttcttaGCTTGTTGCCTTTGGGATGTCTGCCGTATGTTAGAGCTCACAATGCAGAGGGCAACGGGGAGACGTGCGTGAAAGACCTCACGGACTTGGCGAAATCATACAATGCGGCACTTGCTCAGAAATTCAAGCAGCTACGGAAGCAGCTCAAAGGATTTATCTACTCAAATTTCGATTTCTTTAATGCAGTTACCCAAAGACTTTCTAATCCGTCAAAGTATG GTTTCAAGGAAGTGAAGAGTGGATGCTGTGGTAGCGGAGCTTATCGGGGAAATTATACCTGTGGAGGGAAGAGAGGAGACGCCGCCTATGAATTATGTGATAATCCTGAGGAACACTTCTTTTTTGACTCTTACCATCCATCTGAAACAGCCTACCATCAATTCGCTGAGTTGATGTGGAATGGACCTCCCAGTGTTACGGGACCGTGTAGTCTCAAGTCGCTCTTTGAAGTTTGA